ACCAATGGCTCCTGCGATATGAACCTCACGCAGAATCCGGTGGAATTTGACTGTTTCGATCCGGCCAGCGGTAAAGCAATCGTTAAAACCGCCGACCTGATGAAGCCAGAAACACTGACCGGCTTACCGATTGAAATAAAGATGCACTGGATTAATCCGGATAAAAGTAAGGGGATTATTGAAGTCACCTATCTTTAAATCGTCTTCCTGATTTTCACTGAAAATAAACGGACGCGTTACGGGCCATGCTTAAGCGAATAGCAGGAGAATAGCGCTGTCTGCGAGAGGCCCACAGGCTTTTGCGCCTGACAGAAAAATGCCCGCCTTATCAGGGGCGGGCACAATTTTAAGGATCACTGACACTGTGACGGTGTCAGGATGGATCAGACGTTCGCTGCGTAAAATATTGGGTCGCCGGTCGCGTCTCTTTTTTACGCCGCAGCACCAGGCTGGTGGCAATAATCAGCAGGGTCAGTCCGCCGGTAGCCACCAATTCAGCCTGATGACTGGCATCAAACAGCATG
This window of the Pantoea deleyi genome carries:
- a CDS encoding type 1 fimbrial protein, with the protein product MKLRFSLCLAALLATLAVPASAGSQAGTIIFTGAITNGSCDMNLTQNPVEFDCFDPASGKAIVKTADLMKPETLTGLPIEIKMHWINPDKSKGIIEVTYL